A genomic window from Fusarium falciforme chromosome 2, complete sequence includes:
- a CDS encoding Amine oxidase has protein sequence MSLSIHPFDPLQPDEISRAADIVRPHFAGRDINFRVITLREPPKKEMIRFLEKEHRNQPTGQAPTRCARVEVVLESKTGNHELFELLADLDNSRVTAKQHHKGKHSYIDSDYMRKVEEACLANKQVQDEIRSLNLPAGATVVVEPWAYATDGMNDMTQRVTMCWFYLRLLENPDANYYAYPLDVCAEVSEQLQVTKVYRLPTTPHERIHNEPRPFDRQRIHATAASEYHPDLRPSPRTTTKPYQVIQPEGPSFKIRGNYLTWEKWSFRVGFNYREGMTLHDICYDGRSLFYRLSLAEMFVPYGDPRAPYPRKAAFDLGNDGAGINANNLQLGCDCLGTIKYFDGYHNTSAGEPMRMPNVICCHEQDDGILWKHTNFRTGNAVVTRSRILVLQTIITVSNYEYIFAFHFCQDASIFYEVRATGILSTVPAEVGLKEKVPYGTVVAPGVLAPYHQHIFSLRIDPAVDGHANSLAIEESKALPVGDPAVHNPFGVGYVTEQKIVEQEGGFDLDFTKARVFKFINENKINPITNTPVGFKLMPAYSQMLLSHPDSFHAKRSEFGKHAVWVTRYEDDDHFPSGKHTMQSSGGDGIASRISERNSTGVSQSVRNSDIVIWHTFGSTHNPRIEDWPVMPNEKMMVGLKPVNFFSSNPSLDVAVSTQEKNKSILYTEEEKPSHCCHSRL, from the exons atgtcgCTTTCTATCCACCCTTTCGACCCCCTCCAGCCTGATGAGATCTCCAGG GCTGCAGACATTGTCCGGCCGCACTTTGCTGGCCGGGACATCAACTTCCGCGTCATCACCTTGAGAGAGCCccccaagaaggagatgatCCGCTTCCTCGAAAAGGAGCATCGCAACCAACCAACGGGCCAGGCTCCGACACGATGTGCGCGCGTCGAGGTGGTGCTCGAAAGCAAGACTGGTAACCATGAGCTCTTTGAACTGTTGGCCGACCTCGACAACAGCCGCGTCACGGCCAAGCAACACCACAAGGGCAAGCACTCCTACATTGACTCGGATTACATGAGaaaggttgaggaggcctGCTTGGCCAACAAGCAAGTCCAGGACGAGATCCGCAGTCTCAACCTTCCCGCAGGCGCCACTGTTGTCGTTGAACCGTGGGCATATGCAACTGATGGAATGAACGACATGACCCAGCGTGTCACCATG TGCTGGTTCTATCTCCGCCTGCTGGAGAATCCGGATGCAAACTACTACGCCTACCCACTCGATGTGTGTGCCGAAGTCTCGGAGCAGTTGCAAGTCACGAAGGTCTACCGTCTGCCTACTACCCCGCACGAGCGAATTCACAACGAGCCCCGTCCCTTTGATCGACAGAGAATCCACGCCACTGCCGCAAGTGAATACCACCCTGATCTACGACCCAGCCCTAGGACCACGACCAAGCCATACCAGGTCATCCAGCCCGAAGGCCCATCCTTCAAGATCCGCGGGAACTACCTGACCTGGGAGAAGTGGAGCTTCCGAGTCGGCTTCAACTACCGTGAGGGCATGACTCTCCACGACATCTGCTACGACGGACGAAGCCTCTTCTATCGCCTATCCCTTGCCGAGATGTTTGTCCCCTACGGCGACCCCCGCGCTCCTTATCCCCGCAAAGCGGCTTTTGATTTGGGTAACGACGGAGCGGGAATCAACGCCAATAACCTGCAGCTGGGCTGTGACTGTCTTGGAACTATCAAGTACTTTGACGGCTACCACAACACCAGCGCCGGAGAGCCCATGAGGATGCCCAACGTCATTTGCTGCCATGAGCAGGATGATGGTATCTTGTGGAAGCACACCAACTTCCGAACCGGAAACGCCGTGGTGACTCGTTCTCGAATTCTTGTGCTACAGACCATCATCACTGTCAGCAACTACGAGTACATCTTTGCCTTTCACTTCTGCCAGGATGCCTCCATCTTTTACGAAGTCCGCGCCACTGGAATCCTCTCCACAGTGCCCGCCGAAGTTGGCCTCAAGGAAAAGGTCCCCTACGGCACAGTTGTTGCACCAGGAGTCTTGGCTCCCTACCACCAGCACATCTTCAGCCTCCGCATTGACCCTGCCGTGGATGGCCACGCCAACTCGCTTGCCATCGAGGAATCCAAGGCCTTGCCCGTCGGGGATCCAGCTGTACACAACCCATTCGGTGTCGGTTACGTGACGGAGCAAAAGATCGTTGAGCAAGAGGGGGGGTTCGATCTCGACTTCACAAAGGCCCGCGTCTTCAAGTTTATCAACGAGAACAAGATAAATCCCATCACAAACACGCCCGTGGGGTTCAAGCTCATGCCCGCCTACAGCCAgatgctcctctcccacCCAGACTCTTTCCACGCCAAGCGGTCAGAGTTTGGCAAGCATGCAGTTTGGGTGACGCGATATGAAGACGATGATCACTTCCCCTCTGGAAAGCACACGATGCAATCATCTGGCGGTGATGGCATTGCCTCGCGTATTTCGGAGCGTAACAGCACGGGAGTCTCCCAGTCGGTGAGGAACAGTGACATTGTTATCTGGCACACCTTTGGTTCAACCCACAACCCCCGAATCGAAGATTGGCCTGTTATGCCTAATGAAAAGATGATGGTCGGTCTCAAGCCTGTCAACTTCTTTTCTAGCAATCCGAGCCTAGACGTGGCCGTGTCGACTcaggagaagaacaagagcaTTCTGTAcacggaggaggagaagcctaGCCATTGCTGCCACTCTAGGCTGTAA